A part of Actinobaculum sp. 313 genomic DNA contains:
- a CDS encoding DUF3117 domain-containing protein, producing MAAMKPRTGDGPLEVEREGRGIVVRVPVDGGGRLVLELNDEEAASLKEALADIER from the coding sequence ATGGCAGCCATGAAGCCACGTACTGGCGACGGTCCGCTGGAAGTTGAACGCGAGGGACGGGGAATCGTTGTCCGCGTGCCCGTTGACGGGGGTGGTCGGCTCGTCCTCGAGCTGAATGACGAGGAGGCGGCCAGCCTCAAAGAGGCTCTGGCAGACATCGAACGCTAA
- a CDS encoding phospho-sugar mutase, which yields MTYENVRDWIAHDPDEVTRRELTELLSKAEGGDDAAQADLADRFSGPLAFGTAGLRGEMGGGEHRMNRAVVRRAAAGLMAYLREHAGEDALLVVGYDARYNSQIFAKETAAIATAAGIRARLMPRALPTPLLAYAVQKLGADAGVMVTASHNPARDNGYKVYLGGRCADQWGQGVQLVPPADSDIAACIAATPPADEILLADGYEFISEDLIDSYIADCAALVPAEHSRDIRIVYTAMHGVGAQIMRRVFSAAGFTNVIEVAQQCEPDPDFPTVSFPNPEEPGALDMAMELAERENAELVIASDPDADRCSAAVPTASGWRQLSGDEIGSLLGDFMAEVAGARESSPETATGSTLASSIVSSRLLERIAGAHGLDYRSTLTGFKWIARVPHLAFGYEEAIGFCVNPNAVRDKDGLSAGVLLAYLAAKLRDEGSDLVSDLDRLYTRHGVYLTGPVTVRVDDLSIIGKTMDKVRSVPPTELAGAPIVSVEDLTDGTESLPPTNAIVWHTDRDDRVIIRPSGTEPKVKCYLEVIAPVAGSEALDDAKAAARDRLAELKAAVAEALRLD from the coding sequence GTGACATACGAAAACGTTCGCGACTGGATCGCCCACGACCCGGACGAAGTTACACGCAGGGAGCTCACCGAGCTCCTTTCGAAGGCGGAGGGAGGCGACGACGCCGCACAGGCTGACCTCGCTGATCGTTTCTCCGGCCCGCTTGCTTTCGGCACTGCGGGACTACGCGGCGAGATGGGCGGCGGTGAGCATCGCATGAACCGCGCGGTCGTCCGCCGCGCCGCAGCGGGCCTGATGGCCTATCTGCGTGAGCACGCGGGCGAAGACGCCCTCCTCGTCGTCGGATATGATGCACGCTATAACTCGCAGATCTTCGCGAAGGAGACCGCTGCCATTGCGACGGCGGCAGGCATCCGCGCCCGCCTGATGCCGCGCGCCCTTCCGACGCCGCTGCTGGCCTATGCGGTACAGAAACTCGGTGCCGATGCCGGCGTCATGGTAACGGCTTCGCACAACCCGGCCCGTGACAACGGGTACAAGGTCTACCTCGGTGGACGGTGCGCCGATCAATGGGGGCAGGGCGTCCAGCTCGTTCCCCCGGCCGATAGTGATATCGCGGCCTGTATCGCCGCCACTCCCCCGGCCGATGAGATCCTACTTGCCGACGGGTACGAATTCATCAGCGAAGACCTGATTGACAGCTACATCGCCGATTGTGCCGCATTAGTCCCCGCTGAACACTCCCGCGACATTCGGATCGTGTACACGGCGATGCACGGAGTGGGCGCACAGATCATGCGTCGAGTGTTCTCCGCCGCCGGTTTCACCAATGTCATAGAGGTTGCGCAGCAGTGCGAGCCGGACCCCGACTTCCCAACAGTTTCCTTCCCGAATCCCGAGGAGCCGGGTGCGCTCGATATGGCGATGGAACTGGCCGAACGCGAAAATGCCGAACTGGTTATCGCCTCCGATCCCGACGCTGATCGCTGTTCAGCCGCCGTTCCGACCGCGAGCGGCTGGCGGCAGCTCTCCGGTGATGAGATTGGTTCCCTGCTCGGCGATTTCATGGCCGAAGTGGCAGGTGCCCGCGAGTCTTCGCCGGAGACCGCTACGGGAAGTACGCTGGCATCGTCCATTGTTTCGTCGCGGCTCCTGGAGCGGATCGCCGGTGCACACGGACTGGACTACCGGTCCACACTGACAGGATTCAAGTGGATCGCCCGTGTACCGCATCTTGCCTTCGGCTACGAGGAAGCCATCGGTTTCTGTGTGAATCCCAATGCGGTGCGCGATAAAGATGGACTTTCCGCAGGAGTGCTGCTGGCCTACCTGGCCGCGAAGCTCCGTGACGAGGGCTCCGACCTGGTCAGCGACCTCGACCGCCTGTACACGAGGCACGGCGTGTACCTGACGGGGCCGGTCACCGTGCGCGTGGATGATCTCTCCATCATCGGCAAGACAATGGACAAGGTGCGCAGCGTGCCACCGACCGAGTTGGCGGGTGCGCCGATTGTCAGCGTTGAGGATCTGACGGACGGAACGGAGTCGCTACCGCCGACCAATGCCATCGTGTGGCATACCGACCGCGATGATCGCGTCATTATCCGCCCCTCGGGCACAGAGCCGAAGGTCAAGTGCTACCTGGAAGTCATTGCTCCGGTTGCTGGTTCGGAGGCACTCGATGACGCTAAGGCTGCGGCCCGCGACCGTCTGGCGGAGCTGAAGGCGGCCGTTGCCGAGGCACTCCGCCTCGACTAG
- a CDS encoding CBS domain-containing protein: MSSSNRVFVARLAGTPVFDPIGDKVGTVYDVVVLFRLKGEPLAVGLVVEVAGKRRVFLPLTRVTSIDNGQVITTGLVNMRRFAQRPVETLVMAQLLDRNVRLRETGEEAAVVDAAIEKVRGREWRLTTLYVRTSKHAVGGHRSLIVPVRDVSGLTNPAADQGADAILAQISGLKAADVADMLRDLPEDRRQAVANQLTDERLADVLEELGDEDRVTILSSLDVERAADVLDVMQPDDAADLVAELPTDQAAQLLDRMEPGEADDIRRLLVYEERTAGGMMTTEPIVLPPEATIAQALASARRVDIPPALAAILFVCRPPLETPTGRFLGVVHIQRALREPPSTLIGNILDTDIEGIAPTEGLGTITRLLATYNLTALPVVDEGLLLGAVSVDDVLDHLLPDDWRDADDETTDEAMEAQHG, translated from the coding sequence ATGAGCTCGTCGAACCGCGTCTTTGTCGCCCGTCTAGCCGGTACTCCGGTATTCGACCCAATAGGAGACAAGGTCGGCACTGTCTATGACGTCGTCGTCCTGTTCCGTCTCAAAGGCGAACCGCTGGCCGTCGGGCTCGTTGTGGAAGTGGCGGGAAAACGCCGCGTTTTCCTACCCTTGACCCGTGTCACCTCCATCGATAACGGCCAGGTCATCACCACCGGCCTGGTCAACATGCGGCGTTTCGCGCAACGTCCGGTTGAAACTCTCGTGATGGCGCAACTGCTGGATCGGAACGTGCGACTGCGTGAGACCGGTGAGGAAGCCGCCGTCGTCGATGCCGCAATCGAGAAGGTTCGCGGCCGCGAGTGGCGGCTGACGACCCTCTATGTGCGCACATCCAAACACGCCGTGGGTGGGCACCGTTCTCTGATCGTTCCCGTACGCGATGTTAGCGGCCTGACGAATCCCGCTGCCGATCAGGGGGCCGACGCCATCCTGGCGCAGATTTCAGGACTGAAGGCCGCCGACGTCGCCGACATGCTGCGAGACCTCCCAGAGGATCGTCGACAGGCGGTGGCCAACCAGTTGACTGACGAGCGCCTGGCGGACGTGCTGGAGGAACTCGGCGACGAAGACCGAGTTACAATCCTCTCCTCCTTGGATGTGGAGCGTGCAGCCGACGTGCTGGACGTTATGCAGCCAGACGACGCCGCCGATCTGGTTGCCGAGCTTCCCACCGACCAAGCTGCCCAGCTACTCGACCGCATGGAACCGGGCGAGGCGGACGATATCCGCCGTTTGCTCGTTTACGAGGAACGAACGGCAGGTGGCATGATGACGACGGAGCCAATTGTGCTACCCCCGGAGGCGACGATCGCACAGGCATTGGCGTCGGCACGACGCGTCGACATCCCTCCCGCCCTCGCGGCGATCCTGTTCGTCTGCCGCCCACCCCTGGAGACTCCGACCGGGCGTTTCCTCGGAGTTGTTCATATCCAGCGCGCCTTACGCGAGCCACCCTCGACCTTGATCGGCAACATACTCGACACCGATATAGAAGGTATTGCGCCCACAGAGGGCCTGGGAACAATCACCAGGCTGCTGGCGACCTACAACCTGACTGCACTGCCGGTGGTTGATGAGGGGCTCCTGCTAGGGGCGGTCTCGGTGGACGACGTCCTCGATCACCTCTTACCCGATGATTGGCGCGACGCCGACGACGAGACAACGGACGAAGCGATGGAGGCACAGCATGGCTGA
- a CDS encoding iron chelate uptake ABC transporter family permease subunit, whose translation MTAADNAHIRHRTQPLRLIAAAGFGVLVVVSLATGNADLRLGDVVTGQISDEQLHVLLGSRVPRTAAIVLAGASLSVAGVIMQLLVRNRFVEPSTTGTSESAALGLLLAAVLVPQMPVLGRLSLALIGAMVGTGLYLLILRRIPLHDAILPPLIGLIFSGIISAVASVLAYRLDLLPSLTQWTVGRFTGIIEGRWETLLLAAVALVYAYVAADRLTIAGLGEGLSSSLGLNYRRTLATGIGAVSLVSAVVVVTCGSLPFLGLVVPNIVSRFVGDRLRRSLPWVALAGAAFLLLCDIFARTVVAPAEIPIGVVVGVVGGVLFIVLLLRSEERI comes from the coding sequence GTGACCGCTGCGGATAATGCTCATATTCGGCATCGGACCCAGCCGTTGCGCCTGATTGCGGCGGCTGGGTTCGGTGTGTTGGTCGTCGTATCGCTCGCCACCGGCAATGCTGATTTGCGCCTCGGCGATGTCGTGACGGGGCAGATAAGCGACGAGCAGCTCCACGTCCTGCTTGGTTCACGTGTGCCACGTACCGCTGCGATTGTCCTGGCCGGTGCGTCGCTCTCGGTAGCCGGAGTGATTATGCAGCTACTTGTGCGTAATCGCTTTGTCGAGCCTTCCACAACGGGTACGAGCGAGTCTGCCGCCCTGGGCTTGCTTCTCGCTGCAGTGTTGGTGCCACAGATGCCCGTGCTTGGGCGACTCAGTCTGGCTCTTATTGGGGCGATGGTTGGCACCGGGCTCTACCTGTTGATCCTGCGCCGCATACCGCTGCATGACGCCATTTTGCCGCCACTGATCGGCCTGATCTTCTCCGGCATCATAAGCGCCGTCGCATCGGTACTCGCCTACCGGCTCGATCTACTGCCATCGTTAACGCAATGGACGGTCGGCCGTTTCACGGGGATTATCGAGGGACGCTGGGAGACGCTGCTGCTAGCGGCGGTGGCACTTGTTTACGCATATGTTGCCGCCGACCGCTTGACCATTGCCGGACTGGGAGAAGGTCTCAGCTCTTCCTTGGGGCTTAACTACCGGCGCACACTAGCCACCGGAATAGGAGCCGTGTCGCTGGTGTCTGCGGTGGTGGTAGTGACCTGTGGCTCGCTGCCCTTCCTGGGGCTGGTCGTTCCCAATATTGTCAGTCGGTTCGTCGGTGATCGTCTGCGAAGGTCATTGCCGTGGGTGGCTTTAGCAGGTGCGGCATTCCTTCTACTTTGCGACATTTTCGCGCGTACAGTTGTGGCTCCTGCGGAGATTCCCATCGGCGTCGTCGTCGGGGTCGTCGGCGGCGTGTTGTTCATCGTGCTTCTCCTGCGTAGCGAGGAGCGCATATGA
- a CDS encoding iron chelate uptake ABC transporter family permease subunit: MSERRVSPRKQKEPQPRTARVLEGESSRRQQESPLRRVRLTKRAAPLDTRHSSEHTRSRRHRPAYYLCKPAVRLTIMVCCALACVTIFFLAGLDLGNLNLLVLRMRATRVAALVLVGVAVSISTVAFQTIAENRILTPSIMGFDALYAVVQTTIIFLFGTAYTQHVGVLAQFALSGGIMVVFAVALFTSMMRRPIQLMILIGIVLGTMLRSVSTLLQSIMEPNSLTVLQAQLFASFGSVDSRLLGVSTIIICALGCDLLRRSRVLDVLTLGREHAISLGLPYRRALFGILVDVAVLVATATALVGPVTFFGLLVSALAYRLTGSARHTWVLPAAACIAVICLVGGQAILEFELGMNGVLSGVIEFVGGIVFILLILSHRKRLS, translated from the coding sequence ATGAGCGAGCGCAGGGTGTCCCCGCGCAAACAGAAGGAACCGCAACCGCGCACTGCTCGGGTATTGGAGGGGGAGTCGTCGCGCAGACAGCAAGAATCGCCCTTGCGGCGCGTTCGGCTCACAAAGCGCGCGGCACCGCTCGACACGCGGCACAGCAGTGAGCATACCCGGTCACGGCGTCATCGCCCGGCCTATTACCTGTGCAAACCGGCCGTGCGCCTGACCATAATGGTGTGTTGCGCGCTTGCCTGTGTAACTATCTTCTTCTTGGCCGGTCTGGATCTGGGCAATCTGAACCTTCTCGTCCTGCGCATGAGAGCCACGCGAGTGGCAGCGCTTGTTCTGGTGGGCGTGGCCGTATCCATCTCCACGGTTGCCTTTCAAACAATTGCCGAGAACCGTATTCTCACCCCATCCATCATGGGCTTCGACGCCCTGTATGCGGTGGTGCAGACAACAATTATCTTCTTGTTTGGCACCGCCTATACGCAGCATGTGGGAGTACTGGCGCAGTTCGCTCTGTCCGGCGGGATAATGGTGGTGTTCGCTGTAGCGCTGTTCACCTCCATGATGCGGCGGCCCATCCAACTGATGATTCTCATCGGGATCGTGCTGGGAACCATGCTTCGGTCTGTTTCCACGCTTTTGCAGTCGATTATGGAACCGAACTCGCTGACCGTATTACAGGCGCAGCTCTTCGCCTCGTTCGGGTCAGTCGACTCCCGCCTGCTGGGCGTGTCTACCATTATCATCTGTGCCCTGGGGTGCGACCTGCTACGGCGCTCGCGTGTCCTGGACGTGCTGACACTGGGGCGTGAGCACGCGATATCGCTCGGCCTGCCCTACCGGCGGGCGCTCTTCGGCATCCTCGTCGACGTCGCTGTTCTGGTGGCGACAGCGACGGCATTGGTAGGACCGGTCACCTTCTTCGGCCTTCTCGTCTCCGCTTTGGCGTACCGCCTCACCGGTAGCGCCAGGCATACCTGGGTTCTGCCCGCCGCCGCTTGCATCGCCGTGATCTGCCTAGTTGGCGGGCAGGCCATCCTTGAATTCGAACTGGGGATGAATGGTGTGCTCTCCGGTGTTATCGAGTTCGTCGGAGGCATCGTCTTCATCCTTCTTATCCTGTCGCACAGAAAGAGGCTCTCATGA
- a CDS encoding class I SAM-dependent methyltransferase — MSADQTQSWAYAESVRIEDDITAAARYLASEFGFSALSPATGAFLEVLAATAHVHNAVEVGTGTGVSGLYLLAASPDLSLTTIDIESEAQHAAREAFSRAGVRAGRTRLINGRSADILPRLASASYDLVLLDGDPLEVPGDAVEALRILRPGGLLVVARALMGGRVADPARREEDVVAVRNLGRDLLASTELRTALVPIGEGLLLTTVRQ; from the coding sequence ATGTCGGCAGATCAGACGCAATCTTGGGCGTATGCGGAAAGTGTACGCATTGAGGATGACATCACCGCCGCCGCCCGGTACCTCGCCTCTGAATTCGGTTTCAGCGCTCTCAGCCCGGCCACGGGCGCTTTCCTTGAGGTTCTCGCGGCTACAGCGCACGTCCACAACGCCGTCGAGGTGGGCACGGGTACAGGCGTATCAGGCCTGTACCTGCTCGCTGCCTCCCCTGACCTCTCTCTGACCACAATCGACATTGAATCAGAAGCTCAGCATGCCGCGCGGGAAGCGTTTTCGCGCGCTGGCGTGCGGGCGGGCCGCACACGCCTAATCAATGGGCGGAGCGCGGATATCTTGCCTCGCCTCGCCTCGGCCTCTTATGACCTTGTACTTCTTGATGGCGATCCGCTGGAGGTTCCGGGCGACGCGGTCGAAGCACTGCGGATACTGCGCCCGGGTGGCCTGTTGGTGGTGGCACGAGCACTGATGGGAGGCCGAGTCGCGGATCCTGCCCGGCGGGAAGAGGACGTCGTCGCCGTACGTAATCTCGGTCGCGACTTACTGGCTTCAACGGAGCTGCGCACTGCCCTGGTGCCGATTGGAGAGGGTCTGCTGCTGACAACGGTGCGCCAGTAG
- a CDS encoding DUF1003 domain-containing protein has protein sequence MADFDKPLDKSRRRLPFRRRHDSDGFGRFAEATARFMGSPRFILYMTIFVVAWITANIVLYKLAQNYAWDPYPFILLNLAFSTQASYSAPLILLAQNRQDDRDRVIAEQDRQRAERNLADTEYLTREIASLRLALGDVATRDFVRSELRDVLEEYDRDRQERMDERDQRILELQQELADLRDQHSESPSVPTSD, from the coding sequence ATGGCTGACTTCGACAAGCCCCTGGATAAGAGCCGTCGCCGTCTTCCTTTCCGGCGGCGCCACGATTCGGACGGTTTTGGGCGCTTCGCGGAGGCAACCGCCCGGTTCATGGGCAGTCCGCGTTTTATCCTCTATATGACGATCTTCGTCGTCGCCTGGATTACGGCGAATATTGTGCTGTACAAACTAGCTCAGAATTACGCCTGGGATCCGTACCCCTTCATCCTGCTCAACCTCGCCTTCTCTACACAGGCCTCCTACTCGGCGCCGCTGATTCTACTCGCGCAGAATCGCCAAGATGACCGCGACCGCGTCATCGCGGAGCAGGATCGCCAGCGCGCTGAACGCAATCTGGCCGATACCGAATACCTGACCCGTGAAATTGCGTCTTTGCGCTTGGCCTTGGGAGACGTCGCCACACGTGACTTCGTGCGCTCAGAGTTGCGTGACGTGCTGGAGGAATACGATCGCGACCGGCAGGAACGTATGGACGAACGCGATCAGCGCATCCTCGAGCTTCAGCAGGAATTGGCCGATTTGCGCGATCAGCATTCGGAGTCTCCCAGCGTACCGACCTCCGACTGA
- a CDS encoding TIGR00730 family Rossman fold protein gives MARNGRSYRRGPVLLRGPLIPSTTTDARLLAPEQDSEWVHQDPWRVMRIQAEFVEGFSALAGLGPAISVFGSARTAREDPSYRKAERIARLLVDEDFSVITGGGPGIMEAANKGAREAGGTSVGLGIELPFEQGINDYVNLAISFRYFFVRKMMFLKYSLGFIALPGGFGTLDELFEALTLVQTQKVSSFPIILVGRDYWHGLVEWIEGTMVSAGTISATDVDLFTLVDSEEEAVDAIRHGIHRLADERRAQADAATRGDI, from the coding sequence ATGGCAAGAAACGGCAGGTCATATCGCAGGGGACCGGTACTATTGCGGGGGCCCCTGATTCCATCGACGACGACGGATGCGCGGTTGCTGGCGCCGGAGCAGGACTCCGAATGGGTACATCAGGACCCGTGGCGGGTGATGCGCATCCAGGCAGAGTTCGTGGAGGGTTTCAGCGCGTTGGCGGGTTTGGGCCCGGCGATTTCGGTCTTCGGATCAGCGCGGACGGCCAGAGAAGATCCGAGCTACCGGAAGGCGGAGCGCATAGCGCGTTTGCTCGTTGACGAGGACTTCAGCGTAATCACCGGCGGAGGCCCCGGCATTATGGAGGCCGCCAACAAAGGCGCCCGTGAGGCCGGTGGCACGTCTGTTGGCCTGGGGATTGAACTGCCGTTTGAACAGGGGATCAACGACTATGTCAACCTGGCTATCTCCTTCCGCTACTTCTTTGTGCGAAAGATGATGTTCCTGAAGTACTCCTTGGGATTCATCGCATTGCCGGGAGGATTCGGAACCCTGGACGAGCTTTTCGAAGCGCTGACGCTGGTACAGACCCAAAAGGTCTCATCCTTCCCAATTATCCTTGTGGGACGCGACTACTGGCACGGTCTGGTTGAGTGGATTGAGGGCACCATGGTGTCTGCGGGCACGATCTCCGCGACAGATGTCGACCTGTTCACGCTGGTTGATAGCGAGGAGGAAGCCGTGGATGCAATTCGCCATGGTATCCATCGCCTGGCAGATGAACGCCGTGCGCAGGCGGATGCGGCTACCCGCGGTGATATCTGA
- a CDS encoding ATP-binding cassette domain-containing protein — MIRLHGLTKKYGGLAVVDNVSLAFPTGGITSLIGANGAGKSTLLHMASRLVTPDTGRVELDGRDIRSLDSMRVARHLAILRQVNTITARLRVRELVEFGRYPYSRGRLTGEDREAVALAMHQMNLEHLAGRFLEQLSGGERQRAFVAMVLAQETDYLLLDEPLNNLDLKHSVDMMNALRKVAGELDRTVLIVVHDINIASAYSDRIVAMKDGRVVADGAPDDVVNPEQLAEIYGIDAEVHDIDGMRLAMYYR, encoded by the coding sequence ATGATCCGCCTGCACGGTCTGACGAAGAAGTATGGTGGGCTGGCAGTCGTGGATAACGTATCGCTTGCTTTTCCCACCGGTGGCATTACCTCGCTAATAGGTGCCAATGGTGCCGGGAAGTCAACACTTCTTCACATGGCATCTCGGCTCGTGACGCCGGACACGGGGAGGGTGGAGCTGGACGGACGGGACATCCGCTCCCTGGACTCCATGCGGGTGGCGCGTCATTTGGCAATTCTGCGACAGGTCAACACCATCACCGCTCGGCTGCGTGTACGCGAACTGGTCGAATTCGGGCGCTACCCGTACTCGCGTGGGCGCCTCACCGGCGAAGACCGGGAGGCGGTGGCTCTCGCCATGCACCAGATGAACCTCGAGCATCTGGCGGGACGCTTCCTCGAGCAGCTATCCGGTGGTGAGAGGCAGCGCGCCTTCGTCGCCATGGTTCTGGCGCAGGAGACCGACTACTTACTCCTGGATGAACCGTTGAACAACCTGGATCTGAAACATTCGGTTGACATGATGAACGCTTTGCGGAAAGTAGCCGGTGAACTTGACCGTACGGTTCTGATTGTCGTGCACGACATCAATATCGCCTCCGCCTACTCCGACCGTATCGTGGCGATGAAGGACGGCCGTGTGGTGGCGGACGGCGCGCCCGACGACGTCGTCAATCCGGAGCAGCTGGCCGAGATCTACGGCATCGATGCAGAGGTGCACGATATTGACGGCATGCGCCTGGCCATGTACTACCGTTAG
- a CDS encoding P-loop NTPase, translating into MVTIDDVSRALEDVMDPEIRRPITDLNMVEDIRVDEAGNVTVSLLLTTPGCPLRDTLQQDTENAVRALEDVGTVKVNIGAMNDEQRSALQEKLRGSARTIPFAQPGSLTRVYAIASGKGGVGKSTIAANLAATMAAQGLKVGLVDADIYGFSIPRMLGVDTPPAALNNTIIPPVAHDVKTISIGMFVPDNSPVIWRGPMLHRALEQFFADVYWGDLDVLLLDLPPGTGDVAISIAQLIPGSELLIITTPQAAAAEVAERAGQIAKQTEQHVAGVIENMSYLVMPDGSKNELFGSGGGSTVAAQLSAELGYPVPLLGQIPIEVEMRVAGDSGTPWALSDGDSTAQQTLRSIADELGHRSRGLAGRNLGVAPV; encoded by the coding sequence ATGGTTACCATTGACGACGTCAGCCGCGCCCTTGAGGATGTTATGGACCCGGAAATCCGTCGGCCCATCACCGACCTCAACATGGTTGAGGACATTAGAGTGGACGAGGCTGGCAATGTTACCGTCTCGCTGCTCCTGACAACCCCGGGCTGCCCGCTGCGCGATACGCTGCAACAAGACACCGAGAACGCTGTCCGTGCTCTGGAGGATGTCGGTACGGTCAAGGTCAATATCGGCGCCATGAACGACGAGCAGCGCTCAGCACTGCAGGAGAAACTGCGCGGGTCGGCTCGCACGATTCCCTTCGCACAGCCGGGGTCACTGACGCGCGTGTACGCGATTGCTTCGGGCAAGGGCGGTGTAGGCAAGTCAACGATTGCCGCGAACCTGGCCGCCACGATGGCAGCACAGGGTCTTAAGGTGGGCCTCGTTGACGCGGATATCTACGGATTCTCTATCCCCCGCATGCTGGGCGTCGATACTCCCCCGGCGGCCCTCAACAATACGATCATTCCACCCGTCGCCCACGACGTGAAGACGATCTCGATCGGCATGTTTGTTCCGGACAATTCACCGGTCATCTGGCGTGGTCCCATGCTGCACCGCGCTCTGGAGCAGTTCTTCGCCGATGTTTACTGGGGTGATTTGGACGTCCTGTTGCTGGATCTTCCGCCCGGAACCGGCGACGTCGCCATCTCGATTGCACAGCTGATCCCGGGGTCGGAACTCCTTATCATTACGACGCCGCAGGCCGCCGCCGCCGAGGTCGCTGAAAGAGCTGGGCAGATCGCTAAGCAGACCGAGCAACACGTTGCCGGCGTGATCGAAAACATGTCTTACCTCGTCATGCCCGATGGGTCGAAGAATGAACTATTCGGTTCCGGTGGTGGCTCCACCGTGGCCGCGCAACTGAGCGCTGAACTCGGATATCCGGTGCCACTCCTGGGCCAGATCCCAATCGAAGTTGAGATGCGAGTGGCCGGTGACAGCGGCACTCCATGGGCGCTCAGCGACGGCGATTCCACGGCTCAGCAGACATTACGTTCCATTGCCGATGAACTGGGGCACAGGTCTCGTGGTCTTGCCGGCCGTAACCTGGGCGTCGCGCCGGTGTGA
- a CDS encoding ABC transporter substrate-binding protein, which produces MRRTHSLLALPAVVALALAGCSSSDSNTSETTTSAATDQTTTPQDAAEAFPVTVTHSAGETTIESQPENVAVLDFGALDTLDTLGFEGVTALPRSSTVPSFLSDYDSDDYTDLGTIVEPDVETIATVGPDLVITGGRTSSMYDDLSQNFTTVDATLDYSDYVEGVKRDIEIVAESVGMGDQATKLTTAIDDKVSELQQAAEDAGIEGKTGVFLLVTGGNVTAFGPGSRFGYVYDLTGVEYALSDADTAQADDSHGAEVSFETIAQANPDYIWVLDRDAVVGSRDGGEATSAQEVLNNDFVNGTSAAQNDTITYVTPERWYLVMQGASNFPAMLDELSASL; this is translated from the coding sequence ATGCGCCGCACACACTCGCTACTCGCACTTCCAGCAGTCGTGGCACTTGCCCTTGCTGGGTGCTCAAGTTCGGACTCGAATACCTCGGAGACAACAACATCCGCCGCCACCGATCAGACAACCACGCCGCAGGACGCCGCTGAAGCGTTTCCGGTCACCGTGACCCACAGCGCCGGTGAAACGACCATCGAGAGCCAGCCGGAGAACGTCGCCGTTCTCGACTTCGGAGCTCTTGACACCCTTGACACTCTGGGTTTTGAAGGCGTGACCGCACTGCCGCGATCATCAACAGTGCCGTCGTTCCTATCCGATTACGACAGTGACGACTACACCGATCTCGGCACCATTGTGGAACCGGATGTGGAAACCATCGCCACGGTGGGTCCGGATCTCGTGATTACCGGCGGACGTACGTCCTCCATGTACGACGATCTTTCCCAGAACTTCACCACTGTCGATGCCACACTCGATTATTCGGACTACGTCGAAGGCGTCAAGCGCGATATCGAGATTGTTGCCGAGTCGGTGGGCATGGGTGACCAGGCCACCAAGCTGACCACCGCGATTGACGACAAGGTTTCCGAGCTTCAGCAGGCTGCCGAAGATGCCGGAATTGAAGGAAAGACTGGTGTGTTCCTGCTGGTCACCGGCGGAAATGTGACTGCATTCGGTCCGGGCTCGCGTTTCGGATACGTCTATGACCTCACCGGTGTGGAGTACGCCTTGAGCGACGCCGACACCGCGCAAGCCGACGACAGCCACGGCGCCGAGGTCTCCTTCGAGACCATTGCGCAGGCAAACCCCGATTACATCTGGGTGTTGGACCGTGACGCCGTCGTCGGTTCTCGCGATGGCGGCGAAGCGACGTCCGCGCAAGAGGTCCTAAACAACGATTTCGTCAACGGTACTTCTGCTGCACAAAACGACACGATCACCTACGTTACGCCGGAACGCTGGTATCTGGTCATGCAGGGTGCATCGAATTTCCCGGCGATGTTGGATGAGCTCTCCGCAAGCCTGTGA